Proteins from a single region of Amycolatopsis sp. CA-230715:
- a CDS encoding fatty acid desaturase family protein: protein MTGLQDRLTPEQVEEFGRELDEVRQRIVADLGAADVDYIHNIIKTQRGLEILGRGLLFAGFFPPAWIAGVGALSLSKILDNMEIGHNVMHGQYDWTRDPALSSQKFEWDNVAPAENWRHSHNYIHHTYTNILDKDRDIGYGILRMDPAQKWHPYYLGNPVYAVLLAILFEWGVMLHDLEVERVVKGERTFEENKPVWAKIWRKASRQIGKDYLLFPLLTGPMAPLTLLGNATANLTRNLWAFAIIFCGHFPADVESFTEEETEQETRGQWYLRQILGSANITGGKLFHIMSGNLSHQIEHHLFPDIPARRYPQIAGEVRAICEKYGLPYHTGPLRKQLFSVAKKIIKLALPGSGATAPNPEPTTLKREKALAA from the coding sequence ATGACTGGCCTGCAAGACCGCCTGACCCCCGAGCAGGTCGAGGAGTTCGGCCGCGAGCTCGACGAGGTCCGGCAGCGGATCGTCGCCGATCTCGGCGCCGCGGACGTCGACTACATCCACAACATCATCAAAACCCAGCGCGGCCTGGAAATCCTCGGCCGCGGGCTGCTGTTCGCCGGGTTCTTCCCGCCAGCGTGGATCGCGGGCGTCGGCGCACTCTCGCTGTCGAAGATCCTCGACAACATGGAAATCGGCCACAACGTGATGCACGGCCAGTACGACTGGACGCGCGACCCGGCGCTGAGCTCGCAGAAGTTCGAATGGGACAACGTGGCGCCCGCGGAGAACTGGCGGCATTCGCACAACTACATCCACCACACGTACACGAACATCCTCGACAAGGACCGGGACATCGGTTACGGGATCCTGCGCATGGATCCCGCGCAGAAGTGGCACCCGTACTACCTCGGCAACCCGGTGTACGCGGTGCTGCTGGCGATCCTGTTCGAGTGGGGCGTGATGCTGCACGACCTCGAGGTCGAACGGGTCGTCAAGGGCGAGCGCACCTTCGAGGAGAACAAGCCCGTGTGGGCGAAGATCTGGCGCAAGGCCTCGCGCCAGATCGGCAAGGACTACCTCCTGTTCCCGTTGCTGACCGGGCCGATGGCGCCGCTGACGCTGCTCGGCAACGCCACCGCAAACCTGACCAGGAACCTGTGGGCGTTCGCGATCATCTTCTGCGGGCACTTCCCCGCCGACGTGGAAAGCTTCACCGAGGAGGAAACCGAGCAGGAGACGCGCGGCCAGTGGTACCTGCGCCAGATCCTCGGCTCGGCGAACATCACCGGCGGCAAGCTGTTCCACATCATGTCGGGCAACCTCTCGCACCAGATCGAGCACCACCTGTTCCCGGACATCCCGGCGCGGCGGTACCCGCAGATCGCCGGTGAGGTGCGGGCGATCTGCGAGAAGTACGGGCTGCCGTACCACACCGGGCCGCTGCGCAAGCAGCTCTTCTCGGTGGCGAAGAAGATCATCAAGCTGGCACTGCCCGGTTCGGGTGCGACGGCGCCGAACCCGGAGCCCACTACCCTGAAGCGCGAGAAGGCACTCGCGGCGTAG
- a CDS encoding NAD(P)(+) transhydrogenase (Re/Si-specific) subunit beta has protein sequence MTSFIAVLYIISFALFIYGLMGLTGPRTAVRGNAIAAVGMGIAVVATLLTPGMSNWVLIALGVALGAVVGVPAARKVKMTAMPQMVALFNGVGGGAVALIAWVEFRTSEGYAHEPKHVAIASLFAAIVGSISFWGSNVAFGKLQEILPGKPITLGKLQQPVNALLLVAALVLGVVIAIGGDAELLMIGLLVAAAILGVMVVLPIGGADMPVVISLLNALTGLSAAAMGLALDNTALIVAGMIVGASGSILTNLMAKAMNRSIPAIVAGGFGGTTAVSSGSGGEAKPVRSTSAADTAIQMAYAGKVVVVPGYGMAVAQAQHAVREMAQLLEGKGITVDYAIHPVAGRMPGHMNVLLAEADVPYERLKEMDEINSEFAQTDVALVIGANDVTNPAAETDPGSPIYGMPILKVNHSRSVIVLKRGMSSGFAGIDNALFYDPKTSMLFGDAKASVGEIVEELKSL, from the coding sequence ATGACCAGTTTCATCGCGGTTCTGTACATCATTTCGTTCGCGTTGTTCATCTACGGCCTGATGGGGCTGACCGGGCCGAGGACGGCGGTGCGCGGCAACGCGATCGCCGCCGTGGGCATGGGCATCGCGGTCGTGGCGACCCTGCTCACGCCGGGGATGAGCAACTGGGTGCTGATCGCGCTCGGCGTCGCGCTCGGTGCCGTCGTCGGCGTGCCCGCGGCGCGCAAGGTGAAGATGACCGCCATGCCGCAGATGGTCGCGCTGTTCAACGGCGTCGGCGGCGGGGCGGTCGCGCTCATCGCCTGGGTCGAATTCCGCACCAGCGAGGGATACGCGCACGAGCCGAAGCACGTGGCGATCGCGTCGCTGTTCGCGGCGATCGTCGGGTCGATCTCGTTCTGGGGCTCGAACGTCGCGTTCGGGAAGCTCCAGGAGATCTTGCCGGGCAAGCCGATCACGCTCGGGAAGCTCCAGCAGCCGGTGAACGCGCTGCTGCTGGTGGCCGCGCTCGTGCTCGGCGTGGTGATCGCGATCGGCGGGGACGCCGAGCTGCTGATGATCGGGTTGCTGGTCGCGGCCGCGATCCTCGGCGTGATGGTGGTGCTGCCGATCGGCGGCGCCGACATGCCCGTGGTGATCTCCCTGCTCAACGCGCTCACCGGGCTTTCCGCCGCGGCGATGGGCCTCGCGCTCGACAACACCGCGCTCATCGTGGCGGGCATGATCGTCGGCGCGTCCGGTTCGATCCTGACGAACCTGATGGCCAAGGCGATGAACCGGTCGATCCCGGCGATCGTGGCCGGCGGTTTCGGTGGCACCACGGCGGTTTCGAGCGGGAGCGGCGGCGAGGCCAAGCCGGTGCGCAGCACGAGCGCGGCCGACACCGCGATCCAGATGGCCTACGCGGGCAAGGTGGTCGTGGTGCCCGGGTACGGGATGGCCGTGGCGCAGGCGCAGCACGCGGTGCGCGAAATGGCGCAGTTGCTGGAGGGCAAGGGAATCACGGTCGACTACGCGATCCATCCGGTCGCGGGCCGGATGCCGGGCCACATGAACGTCCTGCTCGCCGAGGCCGACGTCCCGTACGAACGGCTCAAGGAAATGGACGAGATCAACTCGGAGTTCGCCCAGACCGACGTGGCGCTGGTGATCGGCGCGAACGACGTGACGAACCCCGCCGCCGAGACCGATCCCGGCTCGCCGATCTACGGGATGCCGATCCTGAAGGTGAACCACAGCCGCTCGGTGATCGTGCTCAAGCGCGGGATGAGCTCGGGTTTCGCCGGGATCGACAACGCGCTGTTCTACGACCCGAAGACGAGCATGCTCTTCGGCGACGCGAAGGCCTCGGTCGGCGAAATCGTCGAAGAACTGAAGTCCCTGTAA
- a CDS encoding Lsr2 dimerization domain-containing protein: MARNTAVHVLDDLNGEPAEETVSFALDGVEYDIDLSAENAANLRGILDAYVGNGRRTGGRKRRPRTFAVPKRGRRAAAGAKTAATPKKTAKAAGGTTKAAPKKVSPKTSATAKAAAAKVKPAKASAKAAPKTAAKAATEKKTATARKPAAAKTSSPAKPKRSTRKAPPVLFSAAE; the protein is encoded by the coding sequence GTGGCCAGAAATACAGCCGTTCACGTCCTGGACGACTTGAACGGGGAGCCGGCCGAGGAGACGGTCAGCTTCGCCCTCGACGGAGTCGAGTACGACATCGACCTGTCCGCCGAGAACGCCGCGAACCTCCGCGGAATCCTGGACGCCTACGTCGGGAACGGGCGGCGGACCGGCGGCCGCAAGCGCAGGCCCCGCACGTTCGCGGTGCCGAAGCGCGGCAGGCGCGCCGCCGCCGGGGCGAAAACGGCGGCCACGCCGAAGAAAACCGCGAAGGCCGCCGGTGGCACGACGAAGGCGGCGCCGAAGAAGGTGTCGCCGAAGACCTCGGCCACCGCCAAGGCCGCGGCGGCGAAGGTGAAGCCCGCCAAGGCTTCCGCGAAGGCGGCCCCGAAGACCGCGGCGAAGGCGGCCACCGAAAAGAAGACCGCCACGGCCCGCAAGCCCGCAGCGGCGAAGACCAGCTCGCCCGCGAAGCCGAAGCGCTCCACGCGCAAGGCACCGCCGGTGCTCTTCTCCGCCGCCGAATAG
- a CDS encoding NAD(P) transhydrogenase subunit alpha: MLVQNLAILVLAGFVGFAVISKVPNTLHTPLMSGTNAIHGIVLLGGLVVLGLGADGVLNKILLVIAIAFGTINVVGGFLVTDRMLAMFKDRKPEREREDS, translated from the coding sequence ATGCTGGTGCAGAACCTGGCGATCCTCGTGCTCGCCGGATTCGTGGGATTCGCGGTGATCTCGAAGGTGCCGAACACGCTGCACACACCGTTGATGTCCGGTACCAACGCGATCCACGGCATCGTGCTGCTCGGCGGGCTCGTCGTGCTCGGCCTCGGCGCGGACGGCGTGCTCAACAAGATCCTGCTGGTGATCGCGATCGCCTTCGGCACGATCAACGTCGTCGGCGGGTTCCTGGTCACCGACCGGATGCTCGCGATGTTCAAGGACCGCAAGCCCGAACGCGAGCGTGAGGACTCATGA
- a CDS encoding DUF3145 domain-containing protein — protein MSTRGTTRGVVYVHSSPSAVCPHVEWAISGTLGTRVELKWTAQPAAPGQLRAECGWSAPSGAGAKLASALKAWPMVRFEVAEEPSAGVDGERFCYVPGLGLWHGRTSANGDIVVGEDQLRALVAQTRAGEQFAHKLDELLGANWDEALEDFRHAGDGAPVTWLHQVG, from the coding sequence GTGAGCACTCGTGGCACCACGCGTGGCGTGGTCTACGTCCACTCGTCGCCGTCTGCGGTCTGCCCGCACGTCGAGTGGGCTATTTCGGGCACCCTCGGGACCCGAGTGGAACTGAAGTGGACGGCACAGCCGGCCGCTCCAGGGCAGTTGCGCGCGGAGTGCGGCTGGAGCGCGCCCTCCGGGGCCGGTGCCAAGCTGGCCTCCGCGCTGAAGGCATGGCCGATGGTGCGCTTCGAGGTCGCCGAGGAGCCGAGCGCCGGTGTGGACGGTGAGCGGTTCTGCTACGTGCCAGGCCTCGGCCTTTGGCATGGCCGCACCAGCGCCAACGGCGACATCGTCGTCGGCGAGGACCAGCTGCGCGCGCTCGTCGCGCAGACCAGGGCGGGCGAACAGTTCGCGCACAAGCTCGACGAGCTGCTCGGCGCGAACTGGGACGAGGCGCTCGAAGACTTCCGGCACGCGGGCGATGGCGCGCCGGTGACGTGGCTGCACCAGGTCGGCTGA
- a CDS encoding ferredoxin reductase: MTALVPRRARRLASLAEALLTPHGMDRYLELIDPMLVRREIRGSVTEVRRQTADTVTLTIRPSRAWRGFTAGQYVRVTVDIDGVRRTRCYSPACSQHDRDGSLELTIKADPNGLVSRHLFRTAARGTVLGLSQPDGGFTLPSPRPERILLVSGGSGITPVLSMLRTLVDERHPGPISFLHYANTADDVLYRRELTELRRRHPQLDVVFGYTLEDEGADVHGFFSREHLAEAAPWYRDAQTFLCGPKPLMDSVRELYDTEGLSERLHTEEFTPPALTFDSPETAEGNVRFAHSGKEVANSGKPLLEQAEDAGLNPEHGCRMGICFSCTKVKTSGCVRNAKSGELSDEENEEIQLCISVPVGDVEINA; encoded by the coding sequence ATGACAGCGCTCGTACCGCGGCGGGCACGCAGGCTCGCCTCACTGGCCGAAGCACTGCTCACCCCGCACGGCATGGACCGGTACCTCGAACTGATCGACCCGATGCTGGTCCGCAGGGAGATCAGGGGCTCGGTGACCGAGGTCCGCAGGCAGACCGCGGACACGGTCACGCTGACCATCCGGCCGAGCAGGGCGTGGCGCGGGTTCACCGCGGGCCAGTACGTCCGCGTCACCGTCGACATCGACGGCGTGCGCCGGACGCGCTGCTATTCGCCGGCTTGCTCGCAGCACGACCGGGACGGCTCGCTGGAGCTGACCATCAAGGCCGATCCGAACGGGCTCGTTTCGCGGCACCTCTTCCGCACCGCGGCACGGGGCACCGTGCTCGGACTTTCCCAGCCGGACGGCGGTTTCACCCTGCCGTCGCCGCGACCGGAGCGGATCCTGCTGGTCAGCGGCGGCAGCGGGATCACGCCGGTGCTGTCGATGCTGCGCACGCTCGTCGACGAACGCCACCCCGGCCCGATTTCGTTCCTGCACTACGCGAACACCGCGGACGACGTGCTCTACCGCCGCGAGCTGACCGAGCTGCGGCGGCGGCACCCCCAGCTCGACGTCGTGTTCGGCTACACGCTGGAGGACGAAGGCGCGGACGTGCACGGCTTCTTCAGCCGCGAGCACCTCGCGGAAGCCGCGCCGTGGTACCGCGACGCGCAGACCTTCCTGTGCGGCCCGAAGCCGCTGATGGACTCGGTGCGCGAGCTGTACGACACCGAAGGTTTGAGTGAACGACTGCACACCGAAGAGTTCACGCCACCGGCGCTGACCTTCGACTCGCCGGAGACGGCCGAGGGCAACGTCCGCTTCGCGCACAGCGGCAAGGAGGTGGCCAACTCCGGCAAACCGCTGCTGGAGCAGGCCGAGGACGCCGGGCTGAACCCGGAGCACGGCTGCCGCATGGGGATCTGCTTCTCCTGCACGAAGGTCAAGACCTCCGGCTGCGTCCGCAACGCGAAGTCCGGCGAGCTTTCCGACGAAGAGAACGAAGAAATCCAGCTCTGCATCTCCGTCCCCGTCGGGGACGTCGAGATCAACGCGTGA
- a CDS encoding NADPH-dependent 2,4-dienoyl-CoA reductase, whose amino-acid sequence MSRAYPELLKPLDLGFTTLRNRVVMGSMHTGLEDRTRDLGKLAEYFAERARGGAGLIITGGYAPDARGWLLPFAASLTTHGQAREHRRVTGAVHDSGGKIALQILHAGRYAYHPLSVSASSVKSPITPFRPRALSERGVRRTIDHFARCAELAKKAGYDGVEVMGSEGYLVNQFLTARTNRRTDGWGGGWANRMRFPVEIVRRIRAAVGPEFIIVYRLSVLDLVPEGQSWDETVELARAVQDAGATIVNTGIGWHEARVPTIVTSVPRAAFTELTGKLRSHVDIPVVASNRINMPSVAEGVLSRGEADMVSLARPFLADPEWVRKSEEDRADEINTCIACNQACLDHVFKHRRATCMVNPRAAHETELVLSPTPKHKNVAVVGAGPAGLAAATTLAQRGHTVTVFEAGQEIGGQFQLAQRIPGKEEFSETLRYFGRRLDLLGVRLRLNTRATAAELSTGEYDEVLLATGVTPRVPAIDGIGHAKVLSYVDVLKGAPAGGSVAVIGAGGIGFDVCEFLTTETATALDVAQWRAEWGVADPAEARGGLALDGKKTAPSPRQVFLVQRKTGKPGAGLGKTSGWVHRTTLKDKGVEMISGASYRRIDDDGLHITDSTGAERVLAVDTVVVCAGQEPMRDLAAELTGAGITTHLIGGADVAAELDAKRAINQATRLAATV is encoded by the coding sequence ATGAGCCGTGCGTATCCCGAACTGCTGAAACCGCTCGACCTGGGGTTCACCACCCTGCGCAACCGGGTGGTGATGGGCTCGATGCACACCGGGCTCGAGGACCGCACGCGCGATCTCGGCAAGCTCGCCGAGTACTTCGCCGAGCGCGCCCGCGGCGGCGCCGGGCTCATCATCACCGGCGGCTACGCCCCCGACGCGCGCGGCTGGCTGCTCCCGTTCGCGGCCTCGCTCACCACGCACGGCCAGGCCCGCGAGCACCGCCGCGTCACCGGCGCGGTGCACGACTCCGGCGGCAAGATCGCGCTGCAGATCCTGCACGCCGGCCGGTACGCCTACCACCCGTTGAGCGTTTCGGCGTCGTCGGTGAAGTCGCCGATCACCCCGTTCCGCCCGCGCGCGCTGAGCGAACGCGGTGTCCGGCGGACGATCGACCACTTCGCGCGCTGCGCCGAACTCGCCAAGAAGGCGGGCTACGACGGCGTCGAGGTGATGGGATCCGAGGGGTACCTCGTCAACCAGTTCCTCACCGCGCGGACCAACCGGCGCACCGACGGCTGGGGCGGCGGCTGGGCGAACCGCATGCGGTTCCCGGTGGAGATCGTGCGGCGGATCCGCGCCGCGGTCGGGCCCGAGTTCATCATCGTGTACCGGCTGTCCGTGCTCGATCTCGTGCCGGAAGGCCAGTCCTGGGACGAAACGGTGGAGCTGGCGCGCGCGGTGCAGGATGCGGGCGCCACGATCGTCAACACCGGTATCGGCTGGCACGAGGCGCGGGTGCCCACCATCGTCACCTCAGTGCCGAGGGCCGCGTTCACCGAGCTCACCGGCAAGCTGCGGTCGCATGTGGACATTCCGGTGGTCGCGTCCAACCGGATCAACATGCCCTCGGTGGCCGAAGGCGTGCTTTCCCGCGGCGAAGCGGACATGGTCTCGCTCGCGCGGCCGTTCCTCGCCGATCCCGAGTGGGTCCGCAAGTCCGAAGAGGACAGGGCGGACGAGATCAACACCTGCATCGCCTGCAACCAGGCCTGCCTCGACCACGTCTTCAAGCACCGCAGGGCGACGTGCATGGTGAACCCGCGCGCCGCGCACGAAACCGAGCTCGTGCTTTCGCCAACGCCGAAGCACAAGAACGTCGCTGTGGTCGGCGCGGGACCGGCCGGACTCGCGGCGGCGACGACGCTGGCGCAGCGCGGCCACACGGTCACCGTGTTCGAAGCGGGCCAGGAGATCGGCGGGCAGTTCCAGCTCGCGCAACGGATCCCCGGCAAGGAGGAGTTCAGCGAGACGCTGCGCTACTTCGGGCGCAGGCTCGATCTCCTCGGCGTCCGGCTGCGGCTGAACACCCGCGCCACCGCCGCCGAGCTGAGCACCGGCGAGTACGACGAAGTGCTGCTGGCGACCGGCGTCACGCCGAGGGTGCCCGCCATCGATGGCATCGGCCACGCCAAGGTGCTGTCCTATGTGGACGTCCTCAAAGGAGCACCGGCGGGCGGCTCGGTCGCCGTGATCGGCGCGGGCGGGATCGGCTTCGACGTGTGTGAATTCCTCACCACCGAAACGGCGACCGCGCTCGACGTCGCCCAGTGGCGGGCCGAATGGGGTGTGGCGGACCCAGCCGAGGCGAGGGGCGGCCTCGCGCTCGACGGGAAGAAGACCGCGCCGTCCCCGCGACAGGTCTTCCTGGTGCAGCGCAAGACCGGGAAACCGGGCGCCGGGCTCGGCAAGACCTCGGGCTGGGTGCACCGGACCACCTTGAAGGACAAGGGGGTCGAGATGATCTCCGGCGCGTCCTACCGGCGGATCGACGACGACGGCCTGCACATCACCGATTCCACCGGCGCCGAACGCGTGCTGGCCGTCGACACCGTGGTGGTGTGCGCGGGCCAGGAACCGATGCGGGACCTGGCCGCCGAACTGACCGGCGCGGGGATCACCACGCACCTGATCGGCGGCGCCGACGTGGCAGCCGAACTCGACGCTAAGCGCGCGATCAACCAGGCGACCCGGCTCGCGGCAACGGTCTGA
- a CDS encoding dihydrolipoyl dehydrogenase family protein has product MAEETFDVVVIGGGPVGENAAGRAAAAGLSVALVEHERFGGECSYWACIPSKALLRPGNLLAAAKRMPGVEVGAKLDPAKVFERRDYFTGKGDDTGQVDWARGAGIEPVRGRGRITGEREVTVDGDRVLRANHAVVVCTGSVPRTPDIPGLADVKTWGSREATSSSEVPGRLAVLGGGVVGVEMAQAWARLGSEVDLIITGERPLPKYADFVGDAVVKGLGEDGVRVRAGSGVDSVSEVDGSTVLALTGGGTLAVDRLLVATGRAPATGDLGLDSIGLEPGKALAVGDSGTATGIAGNWLYAAGDVTGRAPLTHQGKYAARIVGDVIAARAKGEALQSAPWTAYAATADHYAVPQVVFTDPEVASVGLAGAESDVHRVVDIDIAVAGSSLHADGYEGRARIVVDTEREVLVGVTFVGQDVAELLHSATIAVAGEVPLRRLWHAVPAFPTMSEVWLRLLEEYGL; this is encoded by the coding sequence ATGGCGGAAGAAACGTTCGACGTGGTGGTCATCGGCGGCGGGCCGGTCGGGGAGAACGCGGCGGGACGGGCGGCCGCGGCCGGTCTGTCGGTCGCGCTCGTCGAGCACGAGCGCTTCGGCGGCGAATGCTCGTACTGGGCCTGCATCCCGAGCAAGGCGTTGCTGCGCCCCGGAAATCTGCTCGCCGCGGCGAAGCGGATGCCGGGTGTCGAGGTCGGGGCGAAGCTCGATCCGGCGAAGGTGTTCGAGCGGCGCGACTACTTCACCGGCAAGGGCGACGACACCGGCCAGGTCGACTGGGCGCGCGGCGCCGGGATCGAGCCGGTGCGCGGGCGCGGCCGGATCACCGGTGAGCGGGAAGTGACCGTCGACGGCGATCGCGTGCTCCGCGCGAACCACGCCGTCGTGGTGTGCACCGGAAGCGTGCCGAGGACACCGGACATCCCGGGGCTCGCGGACGTGAAGACCTGGGGCTCGCGCGAGGCGACGTCGTCGAGCGAGGTGCCCGGCCGCCTCGCCGTGCTCGGCGGCGGAGTCGTCGGGGTGGAGATGGCGCAGGCGTGGGCGCGGCTCGGCTCCGAGGTGGACCTGATCATCACCGGCGAACGGCCGTTGCCGAAGTACGCCGACTTCGTCGGTGACGCGGTGGTGAAGGGGCTCGGCGAGGACGGCGTGCGGGTGCGCGCCGGTTCCGGCGTCGACTCGGTGTCCGAAGTGGACGGTTCGACCGTGCTGGCGCTGACCGGCGGCGGCACGCTCGCGGTCGACCGGCTGCTGGTGGCCACCGGCAGGGCGCCCGCGACCGGCGACCTCGGCCTCGACTCGATCGGCCTCGAACCGGGAAAGGCGCTGGCCGTCGGCGATTCCGGCACCGCGACCGGCATCGCCGGGAACTGGCTCTATGCGGCAGGTGACGTCACCGGACGCGCGCCGCTGACCCACCAGGGCAAGTACGCGGCGAGGATCGTCGGTGACGTGATCGCGGCGCGCGCGAAGGGGGAAGCACTCCAGAGCGCGCCGTGGACCGCCTACGCCGCCACCGCCGACCACTACGCGGTGCCGCAGGTCGTGTTCACCGATCCCGAAGTCGCCTCCGTCGGCCTCGCCGGTGCCGAGTCCGACGTCCATCGCGTGGTCGACATCGACATCGCGGTAGCCGGGTCTTCGCTGCACGCCGACGGGTACGAGGGCAGGGCCAGGATCGTCGTCGACACCGAACGCGAGGTCCTCGTCGGGGTCACCTTCGTCGGCCAGGACGTGGCGGAGCTGCTGCACTCGGCGACGATCGCGGTCGCGGGCGAAGTGCCGTTGCGCCGCCTGTGGCACGCCGTCCCGGCCTTCCCCACGATGAGCGAGGTCTGGCTCCGCCTCCTGGAGGAGTACGGCTTGTAG
- a CDS encoding TetR family transcriptional regulator, with amino-acid sequence MADIEEVRTLPRVSTDQGARAGESTATRRERKEKTRQSLLAAALDLLADRGFASLSLREVAKRAGIVPTAFYRHFASMDELGVALVEESMRTLRTMIRTARADPSDAAFGGIIRASVRTLHRHVRAHEDHFRFLTRERYGGTGPVARAIAMELRLFSSELAVDLARFEFLREWSTADLHMMAELIVTSMQATVMDLLEVRPGDGETDQAIVRTAEKRLRLIVLGVANWQSKH; translated from the coding sequence GTGGCCGATATCGAGGAAGTGCGTACGCTCCCGCGGGTGAGCACCGACCAGGGGGCGCGCGCCGGGGAAAGCACGGCGACGCGACGGGAGCGCAAGGAGAAGACGCGCCAGTCGCTGCTGGCCGCGGCGCTCGACCTGCTCGCGGACCGGGGGTTCGCGAGCCTGAGCCTGCGCGAGGTCGCCAAGCGAGCCGGGATCGTGCCCACCGCGTTCTACCGGCACTTCGCTTCGATGGACGAACTCGGCGTCGCGCTCGTCGAGGAGTCGATGCGCACGCTGCGCACCATGATCCGGACCGCGCGCGCCGATCCCAGCGACGCGGCCTTCGGCGGGATCATCCGCGCCTCGGTGCGGACACTGCACCGGCACGTCCGCGCGCACGAGGACCACTTCCGGTTCCTGACCAGGGAACGCTACGGCGGTACCGGGCCCGTGGCACGCGCGATCGCGATGGAACTGCGGCTGTTCTCCAGCGAACTGGCGGTGGACCTCGCTCGGTTCGAGTTTCTGCGCGAATGGAGCACAGCGGACTTGCACATGATGGCCGAGCTGATCGTCACCTCGATGCAGGCGACCGTGATGGACCTGCTGGAAGTGCGGCCAGGTGACGGCGAAACGGACCAGGCGATCGTGAGGACGGCCGAGAAACGGCTGCGCTTGATCGTTCTCGGTGTCGCGAACTGGCAGTCCAAGCACTGA
- a CDS encoding Re/Si-specific NAD(P)(+) transhydrogenase subunit alpha, producing MPVTIGVVKESRAGERRVALVPKLVERLVRGRPGKVRVVVEPGAGAAAMVPDDLYEKAGAELGDPWGAEIVLKVAKPSDDEIAKLARGTVLIGFLDPLSSKDTTEKLADAGVVAFAVESIPRISRAQAMDALSSQSSVAGYRAVLLAATRLPRFFPMLTTAAGTVPPAKVLVLGAGVAGLQALATAKRLGAQTTGYDVRPEVADQVRSVGAQFLELGIEATGEGGYARELTDEERAEQQRRLTEAITRFDAVITTALVPGRRAPTLVTADAVRGMPPGSVVVDLAGETGGNCELTEPGQDVVVHDVTISAPSNLAAEMPAHASELYARNLTELVELLVDDEGALALDFTDEIVAGACVAGGQKGDG from the coding sequence GTGCCGGTGACGATCGGTGTGGTCAAAGAGTCACGAGCGGGCGAACGGCGGGTCGCGCTCGTGCCGAAGCTGGTCGAGCGCCTGGTCAGGGGAAGACCGGGCAAGGTGCGCGTGGTGGTGGAGCCGGGTGCCGGCGCCGCTGCGATGGTGCCGGACGACCTGTACGAAAAGGCGGGCGCCGAACTCGGCGACCCGTGGGGCGCCGAAATCGTGCTCAAGGTCGCGAAACCCTCGGACGACGAGATCGCGAAGCTCGCGCGCGGCACGGTGCTCATCGGCTTCCTCGATCCACTGTCCTCAAAGGACACAACGGAGAAGCTGGCCGACGCGGGTGTCGTCGCGTTCGCGGTCGAATCCATCCCGCGCATCTCACGCGCGCAGGCGATGGACGCGCTGTCGTCGCAGAGCAGTGTGGCCGGGTACCGCGCGGTGCTGCTCGCCGCGACGCGCCTGCCGCGGTTCTTCCCCATGCTCACCACCGCGGCGGGCACCGTCCCGCCCGCGAAAGTGCTGGTGCTCGGGGCGGGTGTCGCCGGGTTGCAGGCGCTGGCCACGGCGAAGCGGCTCGGCGCGCAGACCACGGGCTACGACGTCCGGCCGGAGGTCGCCGATCAGGTGCGCTCGGTCGGCGCGCAGTTCCTCGAACTCGGCATCGAAGCGACCGGTGAAGGCGGGTACGCGCGCGAGCTGACCGACGAGGAACGCGCCGAGCAGCAGCGAAGGCTCACCGAAGCGATCACCCGGTTCGACGCCGTGATCACCACGGCGCTCGTGCCGGGCCGCCGGGCGCCGACGCTCGTCACCGCCGACGCCGTGCGCGGGATGCCGCCGGGCAGCGTCGTGGTGGACCTCGCCGGGGAGACGGGCGGGAACTGCGAGCTGACCGAGCCCGGTCAGGACGTGGTGGTCCACGATGTGACGATCAGCGCGCCGTCGAACCTGGCCGCCGAAATGCCGGCGCACGCCAGCGAGCTGTACGCGCGCAATCTCACCGAACTCGTGGAACTGCTCGTCGACGACGAAGGCGCGCTCGCGCTCGACTTCACCGACGAGATTGTCGCGGGCGCCTGCGTCGCGGGTGGTCAGAAGGGAGACGGCTGA